In Hallerella succinigenes, the following are encoded in one genomic region:
- a CDS encoding IS5 family transposase, with the protein MYRPPKSHAQTSLFCSLEEQLNHKHSLYVLANKIDWNKFETEFSKRFDDKMGAPNKPIRLMTGLIILKHIRNVSDESVVEQFQENAYYQYFCGERFFSTEQPCDPSELVHFRHMIGEAGMDMILKESILVNDDHDKQGPTGCGTVFLDTTVQEKNITFPTDAKLANKIIEQVQRIVEEHDLPQRQSYKRTLKKVHRDQRFRNHPKNGKKAHKADRRLKTIAGRLVRELERNLASKNLLNTYKEKIELFKKVLAQKKCDKDKVYSLHEPEVKCIGKGKEHKKYEFGNKVSIARSYSGIIVGAVSFRDEYDGHTIDDTLDHVEQMLGFRPSQAACDRGYRGQKESGTTKIVIPDVPKKNATYYQKEKAHKLFCKRAGIEPINGHLKSDHRMGRNFYKGIFGDMLNAKLAAAAFNFKRAMRRFFVLLEWLYCCFLCREGVNKNGEPPYPALAK; encoded by the coding sequence ATGTACAGACCGCCAAAATCCCACGCACAGACAAGCCTTTTCTGTTCCCTTGAGGAGCAGTTGAACCACAAGCATTCCCTCTACGTTCTCGCGAACAAGATTGACTGGAACAAGTTCGAGACCGAGTTTTCGAAACGGTTTGACGACAAAATGGGTGCGCCGAACAAGCCGATCCGTCTCATGACCGGGCTCATCATCCTGAAGCACATCCGCAACGTATCGGACGAGTCCGTCGTGGAGCAGTTTCAGGAAAACGCCTATTACCAGTATTTTTGCGGAGAACGGTTCTTCTCGACGGAGCAACCCTGCGACCCGAGCGAACTTGTTCACTTCCGGCACATGATTGGCGAAGCGGGCATGGACATGATCCTCAAGGAAAGTATCCTCGTCAACGATGACCACGATAAACAAGGACCGACAGGATGCGGCACGGTCTTTCTTGACACGACCGTGCAGGAAAAGAACATCACGTTCCCTACAGACGCCAAACTTGCGAACAAGATAATAGAACAGGTACAGAGGATCGTGGAAGAGCATGATCTTCCGCAAAGACAGTCCTACAAGAGAACCTTGAAGAAGGTCCATCGTGACCAGCGTTTCCGCAATCACCCGAAGAACGGCAAGAAGGCTCACAAGGCAGATCGCAGGCTGAAGACAATCGCGGGACGGCTCGTCCGTGAATTAGAGCGAAATCTCGCCAGCAAGAACTTGTTGAACACGTACAAAGAAAAAATCGAGCTTTTCAAAAAAGTTCTGGCACAGAAGAAATGCGACAAGGACAAGGTCTATTCGCTTCACGAACCCGAAGTAAAATGCATCGGCAAGGGCAAGGAACACAAGAAATACGAGTTCGGCAACAAGGTGTCAATCGCCCGGAGCTACAGCGGCATCATTGTCGGCGCGGTCTCGTTCCGGGACGAGTATGACGGACATACGATAGACGATACGCTTGACCATGTTGAACAAATGCTTGGATTCAGGCCGAGCCAGGCCGCATGCGACCGAGGCTACCGCGGACAAAAGGAATCCGGAACGACAAAGATCGTGATACCGGACGTCCCGAAGAAAAACGCGACTTACTACCAGAAGGAAAAGGCTCACAAGCTTTTTTGCAAGAGGGCAGGCATCGAGCCTATCAACGGCCACCTGAAAAGCGACCACCGTATGGGTAGAAATTTCTACAAGGGAATCTTTGGCGACATGCTCAATGCAAAGCTTGCAGCAGCGGCGTTCAACTTCAAGAGGGCCATGAGGCGCTTTTTTGTCCTGTTGGAATGGCTATACTGTTGCTTCCTTTGCCGGGAAGGGGTGAATAAAAACGGCGAACCTCCTTATCCTGCGCTCGCGAAGTGA
- a CDS encoding DUF7675 family protein, whose product MELVENIKEKFSFYKENDTDKMYRVDFPDMDGWLAVSFDKKKVLFLYKDYPQNFSKEEKAIFEKEEPFWASFFNNGR is encoded by the coding sequence ATGGAACTTGTAGAAAACATAAAGGAAAAATTTTCATTTTACAAGGAAAATGACACGGACAAGATGTATCGCGTCGATTTTCCGGATATGGACGGTTGGCTAGCTGTTTCATTTGACAAAAAAAAAGTTCTATTTCTCTATAAGGATTATCCCCAGAATTTTTCGAAGGAAGAAAAGGCTATCTTTGAAAAAGAAGAACCTTTCTGGGCCTCATTTTTTAATAACGGTCGATAA
- a CDS encoding helix-turn-helix transcriptional regulator: protein MLVAVEKPRTRNTEAVSFKVEGERIPEWLLGIVREVYPTAKVEDGDDRIEISSTDWYKEMESRDTPARTLKIMRTAAGLTQKDLAKKLGIAFQNYNPLERGTRPITMQMAMRLADALGTSYEMFYKEK from the coding sequence ATGCTGGTAGCCGTGGAAAAGCCCCGTACGCGAAACACTGAGGCCGTCTCGTTCAAGGTCGAAGGCGAACGAATCCCGGAATGGCTTCTGGGGATAGTCCGCGAAGTTTACCCGACAGCGAAGGTTGAGGACGGCGACGATAGAATCGAGATATCGAGCACAGACTGGTACAAGGAAATGGAATCCAGGGACACTCCGGCAAGGACGCTAAAGATCATGCGGACCGCCGCTGGACTCACGCAGAAGGATTTGGCAAAGAAATTGGGGATTGCGTTCCAGAACTACAACCCGCTTGAACGCGGAACGCGCCCAATCACCATGCAGATGGCGATGAGGCTTGCGGATGCCCTTGGCACGTCCTACGAGATGTTCTACAAGGAAAAATAA
- a CDS encoding toxin glutamine deamidase domain-containing protein encodes MTLEWDNNCQRSVIAYEARRRGYDVHAAQSFENDILALANDPDLWTLAFKGAKMVRVEGYHPKSIEANIAHALKEYSPGSRVVVRYEGKNGYEGHVFIGENIGGRVFFIDPQTNEFYGTEVFSGQKKNSFAYTRIDTLRFTDKINFAVD; translated from the coding sequence TTGACGCTAGAATGGGATAATAATTGCCAACGCTCCGTGATTGCATACGAGGCTAGGCGTCGCGGTTACGATGTTCATGCTGCACAATCTTTTGAAAACGACATTTTGGCTTTAGCTAATGACCCGGACTTGTGGACGCTTGCCTTCAAGGGGGCGAAGATGGTCAGGGTAGAAGGGTACCACCCGAAAAGCATAGAGGCAAATATTGCGCATGCGTTGAAGGAATACAGTCCCGGTTCAAGGGTGGTTGTTAGGTACGAAGGAAAAAATGGTTATGAAGGTCACGTGTTTATTGGTGAGAATATCGGCGGTCGCGTGTTCTTTATAGACCCACAAACTAACGAATTTTACGGGACGGAAGTATTCAGCGGGCAAAAGAAGAACTCGTTTGCTTACACACGTATAGATACGCTTCGTTTCACGGACAAGATTAATTTTGCTGTAGATTAG
- a CDS encoding PepSY domain-containing protein gives MITPQQALEIFKKRFPKTRVLWIREHSDFYSFERRSEDGHSYITGGIPVVDKKDGSMYGVHIVKDREALNNYKKIDI, from the coding sequence ATGATTACACCGCAGCAAGCACTTGAAATCTTCAAAAAGCGTTTCCCTAAAACGCGTGTTCTATGGATTCGTGAGCATAGTGATTTCTATTCCTTCGAAAGGCGTTCCGAAGACGGTCACTCGTATATTACAGGCGGAATCCCTGTTGTAGATAAAAAAGACGGAAGCATGTACGGTGTACACATTGTCAAAGACCGTGAAGCACTCAACAATTATAAAAAGATTGACATCTAA
- a CDS encoding DUF2213 domain-containing protein yields MAILKDSSIFEPQLLRRTPEGYLTGRIRVTCAGVFRYLGEDGKTIVRVLRPESEVGAPESVITAFYPIS; encoded by the coding sequence ATGGCAATTCTTAAAGATTCCAGCATTTTTGAACCGCAGCTGTTGCGCAGGACCCCGGAGGGCTACCTCACCGGGCGAATCCGCGTGACATGCGCGGGCGTGTTCCGCTACCTCGGCGAGGACGGAAAGACGATCGTGCGCGTGCTGCGCCCCGAATCTGAGGTGGGCGCGCCCGAATCCGTCATCACGGCGTTTTACCCCATCTCGTAA
- a CDS encoding ISL3 family transposase, with amino-acid sequence MSKLYKSIFNVNGCSVVKQEQTDTTVTITVRLTKGNASRCGCCGRKGKLYDNGREQRVWRTLDLGTKMGFIRMDTYRVKCKKCGVKTVKVPWASHRSGFTDAFEQQVAWAVCSMSKKAVAKQLRIAWNTVGEIADRVWDRLDTRPIKAGCIFRRIGIDETSYKKGHKYITVVVDHDRRCVIWVHEGYGKEVLDLFMRELSEEQRKGVELVTCDGAKWIRSSIEEFLPNAERCVDSFHVVQWATEALDKVRVEAWKEARKENRNQKRGRGRPTKDSVPKDRTAEGIKNSRYALGKAPENLNESQQRKIELIASRYPRLYRAYQLKEELRIILKMGYDDARENLDRWLWRASHSRIGSVKDLYAKIKRNYDGILNTIRLGVSNARIEATNNKIKLLIRTAYGFRNMNNMLSLIMLSCSYVDVKIAYEWESESRESSSKAA; translated from the coding sequence ATGTCAAAATTATACAAATCCATCTTCAATGTCAACGGCTGTTCAGTCGTCAAGCAGGAGCAAACCGACACCACGGTCACCATCACGGTAAGACTCACCAAGGGCAACGCCAGCAGGTGCGGCTGTTGTGGGCGAAAAGGGAAGCTCTACGACAACGGCCGGGAACAGAGGGTATGGCGGACGCTCGATCTCGGCACGAAGATGGGCTTCATCAGGATGGACACCTACAGGGTGAAGTGCAAGAAATGCGGCGTAAAAACGGTGAAGGTGCCGTGGGCAAGCCACAGGTCAGGCTTCACCGACGCCTTCGAGCAGCAGGTCGCATGGGCCGTATGCAGCATGTCGAAAAAGGCTGTCGCAAAGCAGCTACGCATCGCCTGGAATACCGTGGGGGAAATTGCCGACCGCGTATGGGATCGCCTGGACACAAGGCCGATCAAGGCAGGCTGCATCTTCAGGCGCATAGGCATCGACGAGACCAGCTACAAGAAAGGGCACAAGTACATAACGGTGGTAGTGGATCACGACAGGCGCTGCGTGATCTGGGTCCACGAGGGCTACGGGAAGGAGGTGCTGGACCTCTTCATGAGGGAACTCAGCGAAGAGCAGCGCAAGGGCGTGGAGCTTGTGACTTGTGACGGAGCCAAGTGGATAAGGTCAAGCATCGAGGAGTTCCTGCCCAATGCCGAACGGTGCGTGGACAGCTTCCATGTCGTACAGTGGGCGACAGAAGCCCTGGACAAGGTCCGTGTGGAAGCCTGGAAGGAGGCCCGCAAGGAAAACCGCAATCAGAAACGGGGCCGAGGCAGGCCCACGAAGGATAGCGTCCCGAAGGACCGCACCGCGGAGGGGATAAAGAACTCCAGGTACGCTCTGGGCAAGGCTCCAGAGAACCTTAACGAAAGCCAGCAGAGAAAAATAGAACTCATAGCAAGCCGCTATCCGCGTCTCTACAGGGCATACCAGCTCAAGGAGGAACTGCGCATCATCCTGAAGATGGGCTATGACGATGCCAGGGAAAATCTGGACAGGTGGCTGTGGCGTGCAAGCCACTCACGCATCGGCTCAGTCAAGGATCTGTACGCAAAGATCAAGCGTAACTACGACGGAATCCTCAACACAATCAGGCTGGGCGTGTCAAACGCAAGGATCGAGGCGACGAACAACAAGATAAAGCTACTGATACGGACTGCCTATGGCTTCAGGAACATGAACAACATGCTGTCGCTGATAATGTTGAGCTGTTCCTATGTCGATGTAAAGATAGCCTACGAATGGGAATCGGAATCGAGAGAATCATCTAGCAAGGCTGCCTAA
- a CDS encoding IS630 family transposase, whose product MEKDDARKNVQSLLEKRKTIVKMKKAGFKKSKIAETCGVSRPMVDAVLSLYEKGGMNALKPKTRGRKEREKRLLSANQESEIQKLIRDKRPEQLKFKFALWTREAVAELVRSKFGVKLAKRTVGDYLKRWNFTPQKPIVRAYEQNPEAVKKWLEEEYPKIKADAVCENAEIHWADETAIVNTDVRGRSYAPCGQTPVVKAPGCRERFSMISAVNNRGKCHWMMIDGAFDATKLIDFMTALVKDVYADGKGKKVFLVMDNLRVHHSKPVKEWLEANTDKISVFYLPSYSPELNPDERLNADLKHEISSNAPARTREKLRSHAESHMKMVSNSPERVIKYFGDKHVSYAA is encoded by the coding sequence ATGGAAAAAGATGATGCAAGAAAGAATGTCCAGAGCCTTCTCGAAAAACGGAAGACAATCGTAAAAATGAAGAAGGCGGGATTCAAGAAAAGCAAGATCGCAGAGACCTGCGGCGTGAGCCGCCCCATGGTGGATGCAGTTCTATCGCTTTACGAGAAAGGCGGGATGAATGCGCTCAAGCCGAAGACAAGGGGCCGCAAGGAAAGGGAAAAAAGGCTCCTTTCCGCCAATCAAGAATCCGAGATACAGAAACTAATCCGGGACAAGCGTCCCGAACAGCTCAAGTTCAAGTTCGCCCTCTGGACCCGCGAAGCGGTTGCGGAGCTTGTCCGCAGCAAATTTGGAGTGAAGCTGGCCAAGAGAACGGTCGGCGACTACCTCAAAAGATGGAACTTCACCCCGCAAAAACCGATTGTCCGCGCGTACGAGCAAAACCCCGAAGCGGTGAAGAAGTGGCTCGAAGAGGAATACCCGAAAATAAAGGCCGATGCGGTATGCGAGAATGCGGAAATCCACTGGGCGGACGAGACCGCCATCGTGAACACGGATGTCCGTGGCCGCAGCTACGCCCCCTGCGGGCAGACCCCGGTCGTGAAGGCTCCCGGATGCAGGGAGCGCTTTTCCATGATATCGGCGGTGAACAATCGCGGGAAGTGCCACTGGATGATGATTGACGGGGCGTTCGACGCGACGAAGCTCATCGACTTCATGACGGCTCTGGTGAAGGATGTGTATGCAGACGGGAAAGGGAAGAAAGTGTTTCTCGTGATGGACAACCTGAGGGTTCACCACAGCAAGCCGGTAAAGGAATGGCTTGAAGCGAACACGGACAAGATAAGCGTATTCTACCTGCCCAGCTACAGTCCCGAGCTGAATCCTGACGAACGTCTTAATGCCGACCTGAAACACGAAATATCTTCCAACGCACCGGCTCGGACTCGCGAAAAGCTACGCTCCCATGCGGAATCCCACATGAAAATGGTGAGCAACAGCCCTGAACGAGTAATCAAGTATTTTGGCGACAAGCATGTCTCTTATGCAGCATGA